Genomic segment of Dermacentor albipictus isolate Rhodes 1998 colony chromosome 5, USDA_Dalb.pri_finalv2, whole genome shotgun sequence:
ttccgcgcgcttggacatgtagctccatctaggaggtcgtcaggaactagactctcggtttcggcatagtttctttcatttccagcaggtggcgatacgcgagagagaattttctcgattgcggcggcggcggacgcagtggaaaatggcgtcgtgctcgcgtccggtcgctcgaaaagaacgccgtcaatcgcgcgatttcgctgcttcggcaacggatttttttgatgaaccgagcagcgaagagtctgaagacgacttcggcagctccgattttatttcggactccgattcggatgatgatgagccacggacttcatctagtagccgaaggtgagcatagttccacattcatttctttctggagtaggtgaacgggctcgctatatgttctcattattttatctttacttgatagggtctcaacaagctacggcaatgatctgctgccgccagcgcagaagcggattgagttttcgccgcgacgggaacctggcgtgtacttggacgcagaagtgggcgtggcgctcagaagcggatcaaagaaattcttgactgctctggacttctttcttctgtttttctcgatgaatgtgatcgaaacaatttgtgacaacacgaacaagtatgcttggactcacattttggaaaaaccaacgcatgcttgttccgatggatcttgggaagaagtcaccccaagtgaaatgctaaagtttatcggactcgtaatttacatgggcgttgtgaaggttcctcggctgaagctgtattggaacgtaggagatctgtacagcggtctgctcccaccacggatcatgcggcgacgccggttcatagctctactcgcaatgttgcaagttgcagacttggacgatgtcactcaaagttcaagaggaaagctccgatacatgtggtggctcctgcaacacatgaatgaagtgtcagcgaatcttttccagccacatcgcgatctttccgtggatgagcgcatggtgaaatcgaaagggcggtcaggcatccgacagtatatcaaagataaagtaacaaaatggggctacaagctgtgggtcctagctgaccctggcaccggatatactgtgcagtttagtgtgtataccggtaagcgtgagcagccagggccccatggcttagctttcgacgtagtttgccagctgtgtcacagatatcttgatcagggctacaggatctttatggacaatttttacacttctactagcctgttcagtcatcttctcagccgaaaaacattggcttgcggaaccacacgcaaggatcgccgaggatttcctgccgaactgaaggatgcacggtgggaaaaaaaagctcgacgtggcgacattcgatggttgcgcgatcagaacatcctgtaccttcagtggaaagaccggcgtgttgtcaacatgatgagcacggttcatactgcaaatgacacggtcaccgcaaaaagaagggaaagaaggcaaaactcctggactcagatatctataacaaagcctctgctgatccatgattataatgctggcatgctaggcgtagataaatcggatcaaatgattggatattataatgttctcatgagaagcgtacggtggtggaagactctgttcttccactgcatcgatattgcatgtgtgaacagttttgtactcttccaagctcaccgcacattgcacccagagattcctgagctggcacgcactgccgggtttgaccacctagcttttagagaagagctcattcggcagcttctgaatcttgacggtgccaagcaagcacacacgcctccaccacccgtcgcaaaacatgcactccacaagccggaaaaagtggcaaaacgcagaaactgcaagctgtgctatcagcagaagaaaatcgagctcaaaactaatgtcttttgcagcacatgccaagttcacttgtgttttacgactgcccggaactgcttcgtcgagtggcacaagaaccgtgggacctgagtggctgaccactggtgcaagctagatttcacacacaaaaaagacagttgtagatacgcgtgccaaattttcacaagcaaaAAAGGAGGCAtttgtagcacattttgtatatcttgaattttttttattatgtttttccacttgtatatccatgacttttccaacctttttatgttgttctttcagcaaatcttgaatttgagattttttaaaaaatattatatatcacttttaagtctaacctttctttatgcatgaaagaccatctaattagctacattttgataaacattgcagcaatatagcg
This window contains:
- the LOC139060174 gene encoding piggyBac transposable element-derived protein 4-like, producing MASCSRPVARKERRQSRDFAASATDFFDEPSSEESEDDFGSSDFISDSDSDDDEPRTSSSSRRVSTSYGNDLLPPAQKRIEFSPRREPGVYLDAEVGVALRSGSKKFLTALDFFLLFFSMNVIETICDNTNKYAWTHILEKPTHACSDGSWEEVTPSEMLKFIGLVIYMGVVKVPRLKLYWNVGDLYSGLLPPRIMRRRRFIALLAMLQVADLDDVTQSSRGKLRYMWWLLQHMNEVSANLFQPHRDLSVDERMVKSKGRSGIRQYIKDKVTKWGYKLWVLADPGTGYTVQFSVYTGKREQPGPHGLAFDVVCQLCHRYLDQGYRIFMDNFYTSTSLFSHLLSRKTLACGTTRKDRRGFPAELKDARWEKKARRGDIRWLRDQNILYLQWKDRRVVNMMSTVHTANDTVTAKRRERRQNSWTQISITKPLLIHDYNAGMLGVDKSDQMIGYYNVLMRSVRWWKTLFFHCIDIACVNSFVLFQAHRTLHPEIPELARTAGFDHLAFREELIRQLLNLDGAKQAHTPPPPVAKHALHKPEKVAKLEIFVQLK